A single window of Lytechinus variegatus isolate NC3 chromosome 8, Lvar_3.0, whole genome shotgun sequence DNA harbors:
- the LOC121419740 gene encoding uncharacterized protein LOC121419740: MAIHDMPRFALWLAFLFFEHVLQSKEFAILMAVFIFLSVVIFVAFVVWTLRPKAPDSFHIPRVSSGIRKIERLQRGSSRKQQQGSNSNATRPTEGDISNYVEFDDQPPMSSSGYTTTSRLQNIPEEPAVVCRSIDYQGSTNPNTMSPMVCETTAEIEPSGNMGDVKICLTLKSSDVKYYQTPAQPREANVNRSHSDRLPMRENEYMTPDDARSGSAGAAGDRSMQRSRTLPRLHVTSPADQSGDAQKNDKIAQKNGKKANANYLDLAHEYMPMGNVPEYTYMDSVLGLNALYEN, encoded by the exons AACATGTCTTGCAGTCCAAGGAATTTGCCATACTAATGGCTGTTTTTATCTTTTTGAGTGTAGTCATCTTTGTAGCCTTCGTCGTGTGGACATTAAGACCCAAAGCTCCAG attcattTCATATCCCAAGGGTATCTTCGGGCATCAGGAAGATTGAGCGCTTACAGAGAGGA TCAAGCAGAAAACAGCAGCAAGGTTCCAACAGCAACGCAACCAGACCAACAGAGGGCGACATTTCCAATTATGTAGAGTTCGATGATCAACCACCAATGTCATCAAGCGGATACACAACTACGTCACGGCTTCAAAATATACCGGAG GAGCCTGCTGTTGTATGTAGAAGTATCGACTACCAAGGATCAACGAACCCGAATACGATGTCCCCAATGGTATGTGAGACCACGGCGGAGATAGAACCTAGCGGGAATATGGGAGATGTCAAGATCTGTCTCACCCTGAAATCATCGGATGTCAAATATTACCAGACGCCGGCCCAACCAAGAGAAGCGAACGTGAACCGTTCTCACTCCGACCGCCTGCCGATGCGTGAAAATGAGTATATGACCCCAGACGATGCCCGCAGTGGCAGCGCCGGTGCGGCCGGTGACAGGTCCATGCAGCGGAGTCGCACGCTGCCAAGATTGCACGTGACATCGCCAGCGGACCAATCAGGAGACGCGCAGAAAAATGACAAGATAGCGCAGAAGAATGGCAAGAAAGCGAATGCGAATTACCTCGATCTTGCACACGAGTATATGCCAATGGGGAATGTCCCCGAGTACACCTACATGGACAGTGTGTTGGGCTTGAATGCTTTATatgaaaattga
- the LOC121419489 gene encoding protein PXR1-like isoform X1, whose translation MEKRKKKDKKKKKEKEKKKKKQKEKKKKKQKQKSKQSNNRQDNRMLANAKYIMCPPITGSSQECWCHKKPPQRIFHCFGRSNGK comes from the exons atggagaaaaggaaaaagaaggataaaaagaaaaagaaagagaaggaaaaaaagaaaaagaaacagaaggagaaaaagaaaaagaaacagaaacagaaatcgAAACAATCAAACAACCGGCAAGATAACCGAATGTTAGCCAACGCCAAGTACATCA TGTGTCCTCCGATTACGGGATCTTCCCAAGAGTGTTGGTGCCACAAGAAACCGCCACAGAGAATATTCCATTGCTTCG GGAGATCCAATGGAAAATAA
- the LOC121419489 gene encoding uncharacterized protein LOC121419489 isoform X2: MASKLLAVALVVLLVGSVCAFFDLDEDDGGMANGYADDGYSLDEFIDSLQPSLAVKRDTNRAKANRRYFMCPPITGSSQECWCHKKPPQRIFHCFGRSNGK, from the exons ATGGCTTCAAAGCTACTCGCAGTCGCCCTCGTTGTTCTCCTCGTTGGGTCTGTATGCGCTTTCTTCGACCTCGACGAGGATGATGGCGGCATGGCCAATGGTTATGCGGACGATGGGTATTCTTTAGATGAGTTCATTGACAGTCTCCAACCCTCGCTCGCAGTCAAGAGAGATACTAACAGAGCCAAGGCTAACAGACGATACTTCA TGTGTCCTCCGATTACGGGATCTTCCCAAGAGTGTTGGTGCCACAAGAAACCGCCACAGAGAATATTCCATTGCTTCG GGAGATCCAATGGAAAATAA